The region CCAGGAGGTCTCCCAGAAGATCCAGAAGCAGAAGTCATCATCGGGAAGGCCACGGATCATCTAGTTTTGATAGAGAactagaaagagaaagagaacgGCAGAGATTAGAACGTGAAGctaaggagagagaaaaagaaaggcgGAGATCTCGAAGTACCGATCGCACACTAGAACGGAGGCGAAGCAGAAGCAGGGATAGATACAGAAGCCGTAGTCGAAGTCGTGACAGGAAAGGAGATAGAAGAGACAGGGATAGAGAgcgagagaaagaaaatgaacgGAGCcggaagaaagagagagattaTGATAAGGAAAGAGGTAGTGAGAGGGAAAAGGATCGATCTAGAGAAAgatcaaaagaaaggaaaagtaaggGTGATATAGAAGAGAGAAGACACAAGGATGACAAGGATGACAAGAAACACCGGGATGACAAGAGGGATtccagaaaagagagaaaacatagTAGAAGTCGAAGCCGGGAAAGAAAGCATAGGAGTAGGAGCCGAAGTAAGAATACAGGTAAGcgcagcagaagcaggagcaaagaaaaatccagtaaacataaaaatgaaagtaaagaCAAGTCAAATAAACGAAGTAGAAGCAGAAGCCGAGGAAGAACAGATAGTGTTGAGAAGTCCAGAAAACGAGACCAGAGTCCCAGCAAAGAAAAACCTAGAAAGCGTAGCAGAAGCAAAGAACGTTCCCACAAACATGATCACAGTGAGAGCAAGGACCATTCTGACAAACATGATCGTCGAAGGAGCCAAAGTACAGAACGAGAGAGCcaagaaaagcaacataaaaacaaagatgagaCTGTGTGAACTCTTTCAGAAGTGGATCACATTGAATCCTATAAATGTTTGATTAAATcctgcttattttttcttaaagttgaGATTGTGCAGTAGTTGATGAGCACTCTTCTCCAACCTCCCTCTAGGCTGCAGATTGTCATTTCCTATTTTGGGTAGGGAAGTGCCTTTGTAAACCCATTCAATGCATTGACGGTTTCAAACCATTTGTTTAGTTTAATTCGTAATGCAGAGAttgttcttgcatttttattgttcagatgtttctgaaatgtaCAGTCTGTACATATgtcctgaaaatgttttaattccttTGGCATGGTTGCCA is a window of Balearica regulorum gibbericeps isolate bBalReg1 chromosome 8, bBalReg1.pri, whole genome shotgun sequence DNA encoding:
- the PRPF38B gene encoding pre-mRNA-splicing factor 38B, with the protein product MANNSPAVGAGNCQGQQAAQHQPGAVPPAQQQLQSGAPKPAASGKQGNVLPLWGNEKTMNLNPMILTNILSSPYFKVQLYELKTYHEVVDEIYFKVTHVEPWEKGSRKTAGQTGMCGGVRGVGTGGIVSTAFCLLYKLFTLKLTRKQVMGLITHTDSPYIRALGFMYIRYTQPPTDLWDWFESFLDDEEDLDVKAGGGCVMTIGEMLRSFLTKLEWFSTLFPRIPVPVQKTIDQQIKSRPRKIKKDGKEGMEEIDRHAERRRSRSPRRSISPRRSPRRSRSRSHHREGHGSSSFDRELERERERQRLEREAKEREKERRRSRSTDRTLERRRSRSRDRYRSRSRSRDRKGDRRDRDREREKENERSRKKERDYDKERGSEREKDRSRERSKERKSKGDIEERRHKDDKDDKKHRDDKRDSRKERKHSRSRSRERKHRSRSRSKNTGKRSRSRSKEKSSKHKNESKDKSNKRSRSRSRGRTDSVEKSRKRDQSPSKEKPRKRSRSKERSHKHDHSESKDHSDKHDRRRSQSTERESQEKQHKNKDETV